A part of Solibacillus sp. FSL H8-0538 genomic DNA contains:
- a CDS encoding translation initiation factor 2, producing MLFIRSLRKSAVLRAMLYGTLSGIVGVILFVVLLKLPVATDSGELIPVDEQNNVSVTEEKELFYASQHGVFSSFEGATEFMAGFPTLNKAAVVEVEGQYFVWSKIASIKEDAIAVTVPASFSKSFTFISSCPEPSLQKLPSILKNEKWLNNSFDKTEDMTALPEGWESLITEVAKLSKDTKVTRLHALTHYYEQLECLKIAF from the coding sequence ATGCTATTTATCCGTTCACTTCGTAAAAGTGCAGTCTTACGTGCCATGCTGTACGGAACACTGTCTGGCATAGTAGGTGTCATATTATTTGTAGTATTACTTAAACTTCCAGTAGCAACAGACAGTGGAGAATTAATACCTGTAGATGAGCAAAACAATGTGAGTGTAACTGAAGAGAAGGAACTCTTTTATGCATCACAGCACGGTGTTTTTTCATCGTTTGAAGGGGCAACTGAGTTTATGGCAGGTTTTCCTACGCTAAATAAAGCGGCCGTTGTAGAAGTAGAAGGACAGTATTTTGTGTGGTCGAAGATAGCAAGTATAAAGGAAGATGCGATTGCGGTAACAGTCCCTGCGTCCTTCTCCAAGTCCTTTACATTCATTAGTAGCTGTCCAGAGCCGTCTTTGCAAAAATTACCGAGTATTTTAAAAAATGAAAAATGGTTAAATAATTCTTTTGACAAAACGGAAGACATGACAGCCTTACCTGAAGGCTGGGAGTCGCTCATTACAGAGGTGGCGAAGCTTTCGAAGGATACGAAGGTGACGAGATTGCATGCTTTAACGCATTATTACGAGCAATTAGAATGCTTGAAAATAGCATTTTGA
- a CDS encoding bifunctional folylpolyglutamate synthase/dihydrofolate synthase yields MIPMLDYYKEQWHVASERIIKPGLDSMKQALAALGHPEQDLAVVHLAGTNGKGSTLTFIEQIARQHGLTVGKFMSPCIIDVHDQIQINEQPITSMQMNSIFQTMQQAGLSGQLTDFELLTCAAFLHFKNERVDIVLLEAGMGGREDSTNVITPIVSVIPSIALEHTNFLGTTIAEIAGHKAGIIKEGKPVVVGRLQQHAMAVMVSEAKAKKATLLVLGDLFEAQTAANGDSYTNDDMSIRVEGLHRQLPGAHQRDNMALAITAFFEVANTLQVAIDLEAIKRGVAAAKVPGRFEEVLPNVYFDGAHNPASAEMLVRTIEQQFPNKRIEFLVGMLADKDVEAVLRIFERVGRKFTFVDFDNDRAMDAQQILAISNAEETEIVQDCIPMLHRQMSEGTVRIVTGSLYLLSEIRKQLIVR; encoded by the coding sequence ATGATTCCAATGCTAGATTATTATAAGGAACAATGGCATGTGGCAAGTGAACGCATCATTAAGCCTGGATTGGATTCAATGAAGCAGGCATTAGCGGCATTAGGTCACCCGGAACAGGACTTGGCGGTTGTGCATTTAGCTGGAACAAATGGCAAAGGCTCTACGCTAACATTTATTGAGCAAATCGCACGTCAGCACGGATTAACAGTAGGGAAATTTATGTCTCCGTGTATAATCGATGTGCATGACCAAATTCAAATTAATGAGCAACCAATCACTTCAATGCAAATGAATAGTATTTTTCAAACGATGCAACAGGCGGGCCTGAGCGGGCAGTTGACGGACTTTGAGCTTTTGACATGCGCGGCATTTTTGCATTTTAAAAATGAACGTGTAGATATCGTGTTACTCGAAGCGGGCATGGGTGGACGCGAAGATAGCACTAATGTCATTACGCCGATTGTTTCCGTTATTCCAAGCATCGCACTAGAGCATACGAATTTTTTAGGTACGACGATTGCTGAAATTGCCGGACATAAAGCGGGAATTATTAAAGAGGGTAAACCTGTTGTTGTCGGGCGTTTACAGCAACATGCAATGGCGGTCATGGTGAGTGAGGCAAAGGCTAAAAAGGCCACGTTATTAGTATTAGGTGATCTGTTTGAAGCGCAAACGGCCGCAAATGGTGATAGCTATACAAATGATGACATGAGCATTCGTGTTGAAGGACTTCATCGCCAGCTCCCGGGTGCACATCAACGAGATAATATGGCACTTGCGATTACCGCCTTTTTTGAAGTGGCAAATACCTTGCAGGTAGCAATTGATTTGGAAGCAATTAAACGAGGGGTAGCCGCAGCGAAAGTACCGGGCCGGTTTGAAGAAGTTTTGCCAAATGTGTATTTCGACGGGGCGCATAATCCGGCTAGTGCAGAAATGCTGGTACGTACAATTGAACAGCAATTTCCGAATAAACGAATAGAATTTTTAGTCGGAATGTTAGCGGACAAAGATGTAGAAGCAGTTTTACGCATTTTCGAACGGGTAGGTAGAAAATTTACGTTTGTAGATTTTGATAACGACCGTGCTATGGATGCTCAGCAAATACTTGCAATCAGTAATGCAGAGGAAACCGAGATTGTACAAGACTGTATTCCAATGTTACATCGACAAATGTCAGAGGGTACAGTTCGAATTGTTACGGGTTCGCTCTATTTATTAAGTGAAATTCGAAAACAGTTAATAGTACGATGA
- a CDS encoding bifunctional folylpolyglutamate synthase/dihydrofolate synthase — translation MFQSMKECTDFIFTLKASMYNGVPLELAQIILKALGNPERGTKFIHIAGSNGKGSTLNATREILMQHGLRVGAFISPHLERANERITINKQQISDEQFLTYTNRIAHIVNTQLDGKFPSFFEMVTLIAFQHFAQEEIDVAIMETGIGGRLDSTNVLTPEVSIITTISLEHTDMLGNTHALIAAEKAGIIKAGKPVVVGVENVEARAVIQTKAEVEEAPFYVLHKQIQVTDLLQGDSQMFTYRFENKIYEQLALKMVGRHQVHNAALAITAATLFAPEISEATIRQALATASWEGRFERFSEQVILDGAHNSEGTTALINTLQQTEPEKRYKFIYAALQDKDHALSIALMDDVATAMYFTQIELPRAAKAEQLAAQSKHVKKRSNPNWQQLVEQQLEALEKDELLIITGSLYFIAEVRSYLLRKGEMMK, via the coding sequence ATGTTTCAGTCAATGAAGGAGTGCACAGATTTTATTTTTACATTAAAGGCGAGTATGTATAATGGAGTGCCATTAGAATTAGCGCAGATTATTTTAAAGGCACTCGGTAATCCAGAGCGAGGTACGAAATTTATTCACATCGCCGGCTCAAACGGCAAAGGCTCGACGCTGAATGCTACGCGTGAAATTTTAATGCAGCACGGCTTACGAGTAGGGGCGTTTATATCCCCGCATTTAGAGCGTGCAAATGAACGCATTACAATAAATAAACAACAAATTTCAGATGAGCAGTTTTTAACGTATACAAATCGCATTGCACATATAGTAAATACGCAACTTGACGGAAAGTTTCCGAGCTTCTTTGAAATGGTGACGCTTATTGCTTTCCAACATTTTGCGCAGGAAGAAATTGATGTAGCCATTATGGAAACGGGTATTGGCGGTCGTCTAGATTCGACGAATGTGTTAACTCCAGAAGTTTCAATTATTACGACGATTTCTTTAGAGCATACGGATATGTTAGGGAATACACATGCGCTCATAGCAGCAGAGAAGGCAGGGATTATTAAAGCAGGGAAGCCTGTTGTTGTTGGTGTTGAAAATGTTGAGGCACGTGCTGTTATTCAAACGAAGGCGGAAGTAGAAGAAGCGCCTTTTTATGTACTGCATAAACAAATACAAGTAACGGATTTGTTACAAGGTGATTCACAAATGTTTACGTATCGATTTGAAAATAAAATATACGAGCAACTTGCGCTTAAAATGGTGGGTAGGCATCAAGTACATAATGCAGCACTAGCCATTACAGCGGCAACCCTTTTTGCCCCTGAAATTTCGGAGGCAACGATTCGCCAAGCACTTGCTACTGCAAGCTGGGAGGGACGTTTCGAACGTTTTAGCGAGCAGGTTATTTTAGATGGGGCACATAATTCAGAAGGCACAACTGCACTGATCAACACCTTACAGCAAACGGAGCCAGAAAAACGTTATAAGTTCATTTATGCAGCGTTACAGGACAAGGATCATGCACTCAGTATTGCACTAATGGATGATGTGGCAACTGCGATGTACTTTACGCAAATTGAGCTTCCGCGTGCAGCGAAGGCGGAGCAATTAGCAGCGCAAAGTAAACATGTAAAAAAACGCTCAAATCCTAATTGGCAACAACTTGTGGAGCAGCAACTTGAGGCGCTTGAAAAAGATGAGCTACTTATTATTACGGGATCGTTGTATTTCATTGCAGAGGTACGCAGTTATTTGCTGCGAAAAGGAGAGATGATGAAATGA
- a CDS encoding valine--tRNA ligase, whose translation MTEHQDLSMPTKYDPQAIEAGRYEWWLQGKFFEAQPESDKKPYSIVIPPPNVTGKLHLGHAWDTTLQDILIRMKRMQGYDALWLPGMDHAGIATQAKVEAKLREEGISRYDLGREKFLEKTWEWKEEYAGHIREQWSKLGLALDYSRERFTLDQGLSDAVKTVFVQLYEKGLIYRGERIINWDPAAKTALSDIEVIHEDVQGAFYHMEYPLADGSGKLEVATTRPETMLGDSGVAVHPNDERYQHLIGKTVILPIVGREIPIVADDYVDMEFGTGVVKMTPAHDPNDFEVGNRHNLERILVMNEDGTMNELAGKYNGMDRFECRKQIVADLQESGVLIKIEEHMHSVGHSERTGAVVEPYLSAQWFVKMQPLADASLELQKDEEGKVNFVPSRFENTYSRWMENIRDWCISRQLWWGHQIPAWYHNETGEIYVGKEAPADAENWTQDEDVLDTWFSSALWPFSTMDWPNEESELFKRYYPTNTLVTGYDIIFFWVSRMIFQGIEFTGERPFKDVLIHGLVRDAEGRKMSKSLGNGVDPMEVIEQYGADSLRYFLSTGSSPGQDLRYTTEKVEATWNFANKIWNASRFALMNMDGMTYEEIDLTGDLSTADKWILSRLNETIDRVTTLADKYEFGEVGRELYNFIWDDFCSWYIEMAKLPLYGEDEVAKKTTRSVLAHVLDQTMRLLHPFMPFITEEIWQHLPHQGESITVAAWPTVNPDFNFKAEAGDMQLLMDIIRSVRNIRAEVNTPMSKKVPLYISAKDAATAAVLEANKAYIEKFCNPETLTIGEGIEAPAQAMSAVVSGAELFLPLAGLINVEEEIARLEKELEKWAKEVKLVNGKLSNEKFVSKAPEALVNVEREKLADYEEKFASVEKRLAELKNM comes from the coding sequence ATGACAGAACATCAAGATTTATCAATGCCAACAAAATATGATCCGCAAGCAATCGAAGCGGGCCGCTATGAATGGTGGTTACAAGGGAAGTTTTTTGAAGCACAGCCAGAAAGCGATAAAAAGCCGTACTCAATCGTAATTCCACCACCGAACGTAACAGGGAAATTACACTTAGGTCATGCGTGGGATACAACATTACAAGATATCTTAATCCGTATGAAGCGCATGCAGGGGTATGATGCTCTTTGGTTACCAGGGATGGACCACGCTGGTATTGCAACACAAGCTAAAGTAGAAGCGAAACTTCGCGAAGAAGGAATTTCTCGTTATGACCTTGGTCGTGAAAAATTCCTAGAAAAAACATGGGAATGGAAAGAAGAATATGCAGGTCATATTCGTGAACAATGGTCTAAACTTGGACTAGCACTTGACTATTCTCGCGAGCGTTTTACATTAGATCAAGGCTTATCAGATGCCGTTAAAACAGTTTTCGTTCAATTATACGAAAAAGGTTTAATTTACCGCGGCGAGCGCATTATTAACTGGGATCCTGCAGCAAAAACGGCTTTATCAGACATTGAAGTAATTCACGAAGATGTTCAAGGTGCGTTTTATCATATGGAATACCCACTAGCTGATGGTTCAGGTAAATTAGAAGTTGCAACGACGCGTCCTGAAACAATGCTAGGAGACTCTGGTGTAGCAGTTCACCCGAATGACGAGCGTTACCAACACCTAATTGGAAAAACAGTAATACTACCAATCGTAGGCCGTGAAATTCCAATCGTAGCGGATGACTACGTAGATATGGAATTTGGAACAGGTGTAGTAAAAATGACACCAGCGCATGACCCGAATGACTTTGAAGTAGGTAACCGTCATAACTTAGAGCGTATTTTAGTTATGAATGAAGACGGTACAATGAATGAGCTTGCTGGTAAATACAATGGTATGGACCGTTTTGAATGCCGTAAGCAAATCGTTGCTGACTTACAAGAATCAGGCGTCCTAATTAAAATCGAAGAGCATATGCACTCAGTAGGGCACTCTGAGCGTACAGGTGCTGTTGTTGAGCCATACCTATCAGCGCAATGGTTTGTTAAAATGCAACCACTTGCAGATGCTTCTCTGGAATTACAAAAAGACGAAGAAGGTAAAGTGAATTTCGTTCCTTCTCGTTTTGAAAACACATACTCTCGCTGGATGGAAAATATTCGTGATTGGTGTATTTCTCGTCAATTATGGTGGGGTCACCAAATTCCAGCTTGGTATCATAATGAAACAGGTGAAATTTACGTTGGCAAGGAAGCACCTGCAGACGCTGAAAATTGGACACAAGATGAAGACGTACTTGATACATGGTTCTCGTCTGCACTATGGCCATTTTCTACTATGGACTGGCCAAACGAAGAAAGTGAATTATTCAAACGCTACTACCCAACGAACACACTTGTTACGGGCTATGACATCATCTTCTTCTGGGTTTCACGTATGATCTTCCAAGGAATTGAGTTTACAGGCGAGCGTCCATTCAAAGACGTATTAATCCACGGTTTAGTTCGTGATGCTGAAGGACGGAAAATGTCTAAGTCTCTAGGTAACGGTGTTGATCCAATGGAAGTAATCGAGCAGTACGGTGCAGATTCATTACGTTACTTCTTATCAACGGGTTCTTCTCCAGGTCAAGACTTACGTTACACAACTGAAAAAGTAGAAGCTACTTGGAACTTTGCGAATAAAATTTGGAATGCATCTCGTTTCGCTCTAATGAACATGGATGGCATGACTTATGAAGAAATTGATTTAACTGGTGACTTGTCAACTGCCGATAAATGGATTTTATCTCGTTTAAATGAAACAATTGACCGCGTAACAACGCTTGCTGATAAATATGAGTTCGGTGAAGTGGGCCGTGAGCTTTATAATTTCATTTGGGATGATTTCTGTTCTTGGTATATCGAAATGGCGAAGCTTCCACTTTACGGTGAAGATGAAGTGGCTAAGAAAACAACTCGTTCAGTACTTGCGCACGTACTTGATCAAACGATGCGTTTACTACATCCATTCATGCCATTCATTACAGAAGAAATTTGGCAACACTTACCACATCAAGGCGAGTCAATTACAGTAGCAGCATGGCCAACTGTAAATCCTGACTTTAACTTCAAGGCGGAAGCGGGTGATATGCAACTGCTTATGGATATTATACGTTCAGTACGTAACATCCGTGCGGAAGTAAACACGCCAATGAGTAAAAAAGTACCGTTATATATTTCAGCAAAAGATGCGGCAACTGCAGCTGTACTTGAAGCAAATAAAGCATACATCGAAAAATTCTGTAACCCAGAGACATTAACAATAGGTGAAGGGATTGAAGCGCCAGCACAGGCAATGTCAGCTGTTGTTTCAGGAGCAGAACTATTCTTACCTCTTGCAGGTTTAATTAACGTAGAGGAAGAAATCGCACGCCTTGAAAAAGAGCTTGAGAAATGGGCGAAAGAAGTAAAATTAGTAAATGGTAAGCTTTCAAACGAAAAATTCGTATCAAAAGCACCAGAAGCACTTGTTAATGTTGAGCGCGAAAAACTAGCGGATTATGAAGAAAAATTCGCATCAGTTGAAAAACGTTTAGCAGAGCTTAAAAATATGTAA
- the hemL gene encoding glutamate-1-semialdehyde 2,1-aminomutase, producing MRSYENSKQAFTEAIDLMPGGVNSPVRAFKSVNMEPIFMESGHGAVIKDIDGNEYIDYVLSWGPLILGHTHPEVVAAIQEQATKGASFGAPTLSENKLAKLVMDRLPSVEMIRFVSSGTEATMSALRLARGYTGRDKILKFEGSYHGHGDSLLIKAGSGVATLGLPDSPGVPADIAKNTLTVAYNDLESAKLVFEKYGKDLAAVILEPVAGNMGVVPPQPGFLQGLRELTETNGTVLIFDEVMTGFRVGYGCAQEYFGIKPDLTCLGKVIGGGLPVGAFGGKREIMEQIAPSGPIYQAGTLSGNPLAMTAGYETLSRLNKESYMYFTKLGDQLEAGFREAATKYNIPHTVNRAGSMIGYFFTNEDVVDFESAKTSDLELFAEYFKLMAEEGIFLPPSQFEGLFISTAHTEEQIAKTVEAFHKVFAKLAR from the coding sequence ATGCGTTCATATGAAAACTCAAAACAAGCATTTACAGAAGCAATTGATTTAATGCCAGGTGGTGTAAACAGCCCAGTGCGTGCATTCAAATCAGTAAACATGGAACCAATCTTCATGGAATCTGGTCACGGTGCAGTTATTAAAGATATCGATGGTAATGAATATATTGACTATGTATTATCTTGGGGCCCACTAATTTTAGGTCATACACATCCTGAAGTAGTTGCAGCAATCCAGGAGCAAGCAACAAAAGGTGCTTCATTTGGTGCGCCAACACTTTCTGAAAATAAATTAGCAAAGCTTGTAATGGACCGCCTGCCTTCAGTTGAAATGATTCGTTTTGTATCTTCTGGTACAGAGGCAACAATGTCAGCATTACGCTTAGCTCGTGGCTATACTGGTCGAGACAAAATCCTGAAATTCGAAGGTTCATACCACGGTCATGGCGATTCATTATTAATTAAAGCGGGTTCTGGTGTAGCTACACTTGGTTTACCTGATAGCCCTGGTGTTCCAGCAGATATTGCGAAAAACACATTAACAGTTGCTTACAATGATTTAGAGTCAGCGAAACTTGTGTTCGAAAAATACGGCAAAGATTTAGCAGCAGTTATTTTAGAGCCAGTCGCAGGGAATATGGGGGTTGTGCCACCACAACCAGGCTTCCTCCAAGGCTTACGCGAATTAACAGAAACAAACGGGACGGTTCTTATTTTTGATGAAGTAATGACAGGCTTCCGTGTAGGTTACGGCTGTGCACAAGAATACTTCGGCATTAAGCCGGACCTTACTTGCTTAGGCAAAGTAATCGGTGGTGGACTTCCTGTAGGAGCATTCGGCGGTAAACGTGAAATTATGGAGCAAATTGCCCCATCTGGACCTATTTATCAAGCAGGTACGTTATCGGGTAATCCGCTTGCAATGACGGCAGGATACGAAACATTATCTCGTTTAAACAAAGAATCGTACATGTACTTCACGAAGTTAGGAGACCAACTTGAAGCTGGTTTCCGCGAGGCAGCAACGAAATACAATATCCCGCATACAGTAAACCGTGCTGGATCAATGATTGGCTACTTCTTTACAAATGAAGATGTAGTAGATTTTGAATCAGCAAAAACATCTGATTTAGAATTATTTGCGGAATACTTTAAATTAATGGCGGAAGAAGGAATCTTCCTACCACCATCACAATTTGAGGGCTTATTTATCTCAACTGCACATACAGAAGAACAAATCGCTAAAACAGTAGAAGCTTTCCATAAGGTGTTTGCAAAGCTTGCACGCTAA
- the hemB gene encoding porphobilinogen synthase — translation MTELYFQRHRRLRQSAGMRALVKETYLHKEDLIYPIFVIEGENIKNPVSSMPGVFQFSLDNLGEEIDEVVTLGISAVILFGLPAEKDAVGSGAYHDHGIVQKATRFIKERHPELLVVADTCLCEFTNHGHCGVVEGEKILNDPSLNLLAQTAISQAEAGADIIAPSNMMDGFVTAIRAGLDAAGFEHIPIMSYAVKYASGYYGPFREAADGAPKFGDRKTYQMDPSNRMEAIREATSDVEEGADFLIVKPALAYLDIIRDVKNNFPLPIVAYNVSGEYAMVKAAAINGWIDEKSVVMETLLGMKRAGSELIITYHAKDVARWLGEK, via the coding sequence ATGACAGAATTATATTTCCAAAGACATCGCCGTCTTCGTCAAAGTGCGGGTATGCGTGCCTTGGTGAAAGAAACGTATTTACACAAGGAAGATCTAATTTACCCGATTTTCGTTATTGAAGGCGAAAATATTAAAAATCCAGTTTCTTCGATGCCAGGTGTCTTCCAATTTTCTTTAGATAATTTAGGTGAAGAAATTGATGAAGTTGTAACATTAGGTATTTCGGCTGTTATTTTATTCGGCTTGCCAGCAGAAAAGGATGCGGTTGGTTCTGGCGCTTACCATGATCATGGTATCGTTCAAAAGGCGACACGTTTCATTAAAGAGCGTCACCCGGAGCTGTTAGTTGTCGCAGATACTTGTCTTTGTGAATTTACAAATCATGGACATTGTGGTGTAGTAGAAGGAGAGAAAATCTTAAACGACCCTTCTTTAAATCTTCTTGCGCAAACTGCGATTTCTCAAGCTGAAGCGGGCGCAGACATCATCGCACCATCTAATATGATGGACGGTTTTGTTACAGCGATACGTGCTGGTTTAGATGCAGCTGGTTTTGAACATATTCCAATTATGTCTTATGCCGTTAAATATGCATCGGGTTACTATGGACCATTCCGTGAAGCTGCTGATGGCGCACCAAAATTTGGTGACCGTAAAACGTACCAAATGGATCCATCAAACCGTATGGAAGCAATTCGCGAGGCGACGTCTGACGTTGAAGAGGGTGCAGATTTCTTAATTGTTAAACCTGCTTTAGCTTACCTTGATATTATCCGAGATGTGAAAAACAACTTCCCATTACCAATTGTTGCGTACAATGTTTCAGGTGAATATGCAATGGTGAAGGCGGCAGCAATTAACGGTTGGATTGATGAAAAATCAGTTGTAATGGAAACATTACTTGGCATGAAGCGTGCTGGTTCTGAATTAATTATTACGTATCACGCAAAAGACGTGGCGCGTTGGTTAGGGGAGAAATAA
- a CDS encoding uroporphyrinogen-III synthase gives MPTNLPLKGKTIILTGSAKTTEVKQQVRENGGTVAVFPLIRIQEHLVEDDVHITEFASFNWLIFTSQNAVEAFIDKINRAHITAADINSKVAAVGTKTAALLEAQGFTVHFIPSIFSADVFVQEFPAVAGDSPRCLFLRGSLAKPTIKEGLPFDVVEWTVYETVENREFIEPFIWTLQETEAIVIFASPSAVKVFDENIVPMVGWNRVKAAAIGHITASALQQVGVSVYVQPETYTMQAVIEQLILEETKQ, from the coding sequence ATGCCAACTAATTTACCGCTTAAGGGTAAAACAATTATTCTAACAGGCTCTGCCAAAACGACAGAGGTAAAGCAACAAGTAAGGGAAAATGGCGGTACGGTTGCCGTTTTCCCTTTAATCCGCATACAGGAACATTTGGTTGAAGATGATGTGCATATCACCGAGTTCGCAAGCTTCAACTGGCTTATATTTACGAGTCAAAATGCTGTAGAGGCTTTTATCGATAAAATAAATCGTGCACATATAACAGCAGCTGATATTAATAGTAAAGTGGCGGCTGTTGGAACTAAAACGGCTGCGCTACTAGAAGCGCAAGGCTTTACGGTTCACTTTATCCCGTCTATTTTTAGTGCAGATGTGTTCGTGCAGGAGTTTCCTGCAGTCGCAGGCGATTCACCGCGTTGCTTATTTTTACGTGGCAGCTTAGCGAAGCCGACAATTAAAGAAGGCTTGCCGTTTGATGTAGTAGAATGGACAGTTTATGAAACGGTTGAAAATAGAGAGTTTATAGAACCATTTATTTGGACATTGCAAGAAACGGAGGCCATCGTTATTTTTGCTAGCCCATCTGCAGTAAAGGTTTTTGATGAGAATATCGTGCCAATGGTTGGCTGGAACCGAGTGAAAGCCGCAGCGATTGGCCATATAACTGCTAGCGCATTACAACAAGTAGGTGTGTCGGTGTATGTTCAACCAGAAACGTATACAATGCAAGCGGTAATTGAACAACTAATATTGGAGGAAACAAAACAATGA
- the hemC gene encoding hydroxymethylbilane synthase encodes MRKIIVGSRKSKLALTQTNWFINELKAAGVPFDFEIKEIVTKGDRILDVQLSKVGGKGLFVKEIEQALYDKEIDFAVHSMKDMPAVLPEGLVIGCIPPREDARDAFISKGHVKFADLSQGAVVGTSSLRRSAQLLAARPDLEIKWIRGNVDTRLAKLETEEYDAIILAAAGLKRLGWSDEVVTEYLDIDVCLPAVAQGSLGIECREDDAELLAELAKLTDASTWQSAHAERSFLAAMDGGCQVPIAGYAVVEGEQITLTGLVAAPDASVAYKETVSGTDANAVGKEVARVLTEQGAFDLIQKVKAEQDAN; translated from the coding sequence TTGAGAAAAATTATTGTAGGTTCACGTAAAAGTAAGTTAGCATTAACGCAAACGAATTGGTTTATTAATGAATTAAAAGCAGCGGGTGTCCCATTCGATTTTGAAATAAAAGAAATCGTAACAAAAGGTGACCGTATTTTAGACGTACAGCTTTCTAAAGTAGGCGGTAAAGGCTTATTCGTTAAAGAAATCGAACAAGCACTATATGATAAAGAAATCGACTTTGCTGTACACTCAATGAAGGATATGCCAGCAGTATTACCAGAAGGCTTAGTAATCGGCTGTATTCCTCCACGTGAGGATGCACGTGATGCATTCATTTCAAAAGGCCATGTAAAATTTGCAGACCTTTCGCAAGGTGCTGTAGTTGGGACAAGTTCACTTCGTCGTAGCGCACAGCTACTTGCAGCTCGTCCAGACCTTGAAATTAAATGGATTCGCGGCAATGTTGATACACGTTTAGCAAAACTTGAAACAGAAGAGTACGATGCCATTATTTTAGCTGCTGCAGGACTTAAACGTCTTGGATGGAGCGATGAAGTGGTAACAGAGTATTTAGATATCGATGTATGCTTACCAGCAGTAGCGCAAGGTTCATTAGGAATTGAGTGTCGCGAAGATGATGCAGAGTTACTTGCCGAGCTCGCAAAATTGACAGATGCTTCAACTTGGCAATCTGCTCATGCAGAGCGTTCTTTCCTTGCAGCAATGGATGGCGGCTGTCAGGTACCAATCGCCGGGTATGCAGTAGTTGAAGGCGAACAAATCACGCTTACAGGTTTAGTTGCAGCACCAGACGCATCAGTGGCTTATAAAGAAACAGTATCAGGTACAGATGCGAATGCAGTAGGGAAAGAAGTTGCACGCGTGTTAACAGAGCAAGGAGCGTTCGACTTAATCCAAAAAGTGAAGGCTGAGCAAGATGCCAACTAA
- a CDS encoding cytochrome c biogenesis protein → MTEITMARLYELMVVLYALSLVFYFTDYLYKQVRARRIAFWLVSVVWALQTIFFLLFIFETKRFPILSLFEGVYFYAWLLTTLSIVLHCIARVDLPVFFINVLGFVFVTIHLFAPNETTQHVVDSLVSEMLFIHICFAIVSYAAFSLSFVFSVLYLILYRILKQKKFNNLWSRLPSLQQMSSWMSNSILFGVPLLFISLILGLEWALMTLDGLSVFDVKIIGSFILTVIYITILLLHRNGKLVGMTYAWVQIYTFLLVVINFFLGSKLSNFHLWY, encoded by the coding sequence ATGACAGAAATAACGATGGCAAGACTATATGAACTGATGGTTGTTCTTTATGCGCTTAGCTTAGTCTTTTATTTTACCGATTATTTATATAAACAGGTAAGAGCCCGCCGTATCGCATTTTGGCTAGTGTCAGTCGTATGGGCCTTACAAACCATCTTTTTTTTATTATTTATCTTTGAGACAAAGCGCTTCCCGATACTATCATTATTTGAAGGTGTATATTTCTATGCATGGTTACTTACAACATTATCGATTGTGCTGCATTGTATTGCGCGGGTAGATTTGCCGGTGTTTTTCATAAATGTATTAGGTTTCGTCTTTGTAACGATCCATTTATTTGCACCGAATGAAACAACACAGCATGTTGTAGATTCGCTCGTGTCAGAAATGTTATTTATTCATATTTGCTTTGCCATTGTGTCTTATGCTGCATTTTCATTGTCGTTTGTTTTTTCCGTACTGTATTTAATTTTATATCGTATATTAAAACAGAAGAAATTTAATAATTTATGGTCCCGCTTGCCTTCGTTGCAGCAAATGAGTAGCTGGATGAGTAATTCGATTTTATTCGGGGTGCCTTTACTATTTATTAGTTTGATATTGGGATTAGAATGGGCTTTAATGACATTAGACGGTTTATCTGTATTCGATGTGAAAATTATCGGTTCATTTATATTAACCGTTATTTATATAACAATTTTATTACTTCACCGGAATGGAAAGCTGGTAGGTATGACGTATGCATGGGTTCAAATTTATACATTTTTACTCGTCGTCATTAACTTCTTCCTAGGCAGTAAATTATCAAATTTCCATCTATGGTATTAA